A region of Vitis vinifera cultivar Pinot Noir 40024 chromosome 15, ASM3070453v1 DNA encodes the following proteins:
- the LOC100246463 gene encoding rop guanine nucleotide exchange factor 3, translating to MRRSSSRDENHDLGYRLPYTVDHFDRSTAHSSTPSARSTAHSSTPSADSISYMRTYSQSSNFSDRTEDNSSYSYEASASAWPVARIETQTETPHKQAVLTGLEMKQHKHDLDPKYDDDALDSELELMKERFSKLLLGEDMSGSGKGVCTAVTISNAITNLYATIFGQNQKLEPLSPEKKSMWKREMNCLLAVCDYMVEFFPSLQTLPNGTSVEVMASRPRSDIHINLPALQKLDTMLQEILDSFKETEFWYAEQGKLVSATRAGSFRLITQRPDEKWWLPVPCIPRGGLSEKARKDLKHTRDCANQIHKAAMSINSSLLAEMKIPDSYIAALPKSGRAGLGDAIYRFMNTSDKFSPDQLMDYLHISSEHEALELADRVEASMYTWRRKACVAHSKSSWDMVKQLISETERTDKNYVLAERAESLLFCLKQRYPELSQTSLDACKIQYNKDVGQAILESYSRVLESLAFSIVAWIEDVLHEDRNMRCKERSVVEDMQNRMSKLDI from the exons ATGAGGAGATCATCGAGCCGAGATGAGAATCATGATCTGGGTTATCGTTTGCCTTATACTGTTGATCATTTTGATCGATCAACTGCACATTCTTCAACACCGAGCGCTCGATCAACTGCGCATTCTTCAACACCGAGCGCTGATTCCATTTCATACATGAGGACCTACTCTCAGTCATCAAACTTTTCGGATCGTACAGAAGACAACAGCAGCTACTCCTACGAGGCTTCTGCGTCAGCCTGGCCCGTGGCGAGGATAGAGACACAGACAGAGACGCCCCATAAACAGGCTGTTCTTACCGGACTGGAAATGAAGCAGCACAAGCATGATCTAGACCCTAAATACGATGATGATGCTCTAGATTCAG AGCTTGAACTGATGAAGGAAAGATTTTCCAAGCTTTTGCTGGGTGAAGACATGTCAGGAAGCGGCAAAGGCGTCTGCACTGCGGTCACAATCTCAAATGCCATAACCAATCTCTACG CTACTATATTTGGCCAAAACCAGAAATTAGAACCACTGAGCCCTGAGAAAAAATCAATGTGGAAGAGGGAAATGAATTGTTTGCTCGCAGTATGTGATTACATGGTGGAATTCTTCCCCTCATTGCAGACTTTACCAAATGGGACCAGCGTTGAG GTGATGGCAAGTAGACCCAGATCAGATATCCATATCAACCTTCCAGCTCTGCAAAAGCTCGACACAATGCTCCAG GAAATATTAGACAGCTTCAAGGAAACAGAGTTCTGGTATGCAGAACAGGGGAAGCTGGTGAGTGCCACCCGGGCTGGCTCCTTTCGGTTGATTACTCAGCGGCCAGATGAGAAATGGTGGTTGCCAGTTCCATGCATTCCCCGAGGCGGCCTGTCAGAGAAGGCGAGGAAGGACCTGAAACACACTCGTGACTGCGCTAATCAAATTCACAAAGCGGCCATGTCCATCAACAGTAGTCTTCTTGCTGAGATGAAAATCCCAGACTCATACATCGCTGCACTCCCAAAG AGTGGACGAGCGGGCCTGGGAGATGCAATTTATCGGTTCATGAACACTTCTGATAAATTCTCCCCTGATCAACTCATGGACTATCTCCATATTTCATCCGAACACGAGGCCCTTGAGCTTGCAGACAGGGTTGAAGCTTCAATGTATACATGGAGGCGAAAAGCATGCGTAGCGCACTCCAAATCATCATGGGACATGGTAAAGCAACTAATTTCAGAAACCGAACGGACTGACAAAAACTATGTGTTAGCAGAGAGAGCCGAGAGTTTGCTATTTTGCTTGAAACAGAGGTACCCTGAGCTTTCACAGACTAGCTTGGACGCATGCAAGATCCAATACAACAAG GATGTCGGGCAGGCGATCCTGGAGAGCTACTCTAGAGTGTTGGAAAGTCTAGCATTCAGCATTGTTGCTTGGATTGAAGATGTATTACATGAAGACAGAAACATGAGATGCAAAGAGAGATCAGTAGTAGAAGACATGCAAAATCGAATGTCAAAGCTTGATATTTGA
- the LOC100251608 gene encoding putative pentatricopeptide repeat-containing protein At3g01580, whose translation MRSPFRNAYKVFEEITQRNVFIRNSAYSLYYRSMFNTYAYYEEPVEFHGEKDNVISWTSKISSLVKQNQSELAVGLFKMMLMTEQRPNHVTVLSVIRAISGLGLEDMMRVICGSVIKLGFESEVSVATALIGFYSDYDMGIVWKIFNQTPIKDLVLWSAMVSACVKSGQYGEAFEIFRAMQYDGVEPNHVSIVSILPACANVGALLFGKEIHGFSIKKMFHPLTNVHNSLVDMYAKCRNFKASMLVFDQILEKDLISWTTIIRGCIENDCPREAFKAFSRMQFSCFGADETIVQDLIVAIIQADEHKFGIAFHGFLLKNGLLAFVSIGTALLQMYAKFGELESAIIVFDQLNKKDYISWSAMISVHAHSRHPYNALETFKQMQSTDERPNEITFVSLLQACSLIGAQELGESIQAHATKAGYLSNAFLSSALIDLYCKFGRINQGRAIFNEIPTKDLVCWSSMINGYGLNGCGDEALETFSNMLACGVKPNEVVFISVLSACSHCGLEHEGWSCFSSMEQKYGIIPKLPHYACMVDLISRRGNIEGALQFVNKMPMEPDKRIWGALLAGCRSTHGSIEIAELVAERLIGLDPQNTSYYVILSNLYAEQGRWGDVERLRKLVDEKGLKKEMGYKPLHRPTAALLMTGGILEVLLVSAEDIKHRNFFGKPKYYVIIQCGTQIHRSKISSGKDEKTYWNGKFMFEFPHSEWKNSTHLKLRIMDKELFRGGGLIGETIIHLGGIITEGYTKGFMELTPAPYNVVLEDDTYKGMIKVGLKFIAKKEERRETGEYEVKEELIQARDYEVKEELIQTREYELKEVKEEYRETREFEAEKEQRRSIYKTITSVWKFSWWRLFFNKRTSYRNEKKQI comes from the exons ATGTAATATCTTGGACATCGAAAATTTCCAGTTTGGTGAAGCAAAATCAATCTGAATTGGCAGTGGGGTTGTTCAAAATGATGCTCATGACCGAGCAGAGGCCCAACCATGTGACAGTACTGAGTGTAATACGGGCTATTAGTGGGTTGGGTTTGGAAGATATGATGAGGGTGATATGTGGGTCAGTGATCAAACTGGGGTTTGAGTCAGAAGTCTCAGTTGCAACAGCCCTTATTGGATTTTACTCTGATTATGATATGGGGATtgtttggaaaattttcaaccaAACACCCATTAAGGACCTGGTGTTGTGGAGTGCAATGGTTTCAGCATGTGTGAAGAGTGGGCAATATGGGGAAGCCTTCGAGATTTTCCGAGCAATGCAATATGATGGTGTCGAACCAAACCATGTAAGCATTGTAAGTATCCTGCCAGCTTGTGCCAATGTTGGTGCTTTGTTGTTTGGGAAAGAGATACATGGGTTTTCGATAAAGAAGATGTTTCATCCTCTAACAAATGTGCACAACTCACTGGTGGACATGTATGCAAAATGTAGGAATTTCAAGGCATCAATGCTAGTTTTTGATCAGATATTGGAGAAGGATTTGATATCGTGGACAACTATAATTCGTGGGtgtattgaaaatgattgtccaAGAGAAGCATTTAAAGCTTTCTCCAGGATGCAATTTTCTTGCTTTGGGGCAGATGAAACAATTGTGCAGGATTTGATTGTGGCAATAATACAAGCAGATGAGCATAAATTTGGAATAGCTTTTCATGGCTTCCTACTGAAAAATGGGCTTTTGGCTTTTGTTTCCATTGGAACAGCACTTCTCCAAATGTATGCTAAATTTGGTGAGTTGGAGTCAGCTATAATTGTATTTGATCAGCTCAATAAAAAGGATTACATTTCCTGGAGTGCAATGATCTCAGTGCATGCTCATAGTAGGCATCCTTATAATGCTTTGGAAACATTCAAACAGATGCAATCAACTGATGAGCGGCCTAATGAGATTACTTTTGTTAGTTTACTACAAGCATGTTCTTTAATAGGAGCTCAAGAGCTTGGGGAAAGCATTCAGGCTCACGCAACTAAAGCAGGGTACTTGTCCAACGCATTTTTATCATCAGCATTGATTGATTTATACTGCAAATTTGGGAGAATAAATCAAGGAAGAGCTATTTTCAATGAAATTCCGACCAAAGACCTCGTTTGTTGGAGTTCAATGATTAATGGCTATGGATTAAATGGTTGCGGAGATGAGGCTCTTGAGACTTTCTCGAACATGTTAGCTTGTGGGGTAAAGCCTAATGAGGTTGTTTTCATTTCTGTTCTATCGGCTTGTAGTCACTGTGGACTAGAACATGAAGGTTGGAGCTGTTTTTCTTCCATGGAACAAAAGTATGGTATTATTCCAAAATTGCCCCACTATGCCTGCATGGTGGATTTGATTAGCCGTAGGGGAAATATTGAAGGGGCTCTTCAATTTGTGAATAAAATGCCAATGGAACCTGATAAAAGAATTTGGGGGGCTCTCCTTGCAGGTTGTAGATCAACTCATGGGTCTATTGAGATCGCTGAGCTTGTGGCTGAACGGCTTATTGGCTTGGACCCACAAAATACTAGCTATTATGTGATCTTGTCAAACTTATATGCAGAACAGGGTAGATGGGGAGATGTGGAGAGGCTGAGAAAATTGGTAGATGAGAAGGGATTAAAGAAGGAAATGGGCTATA AACCCCTCCATAGACCAACAGCAGCCCTTCTCATGACGGGAGGAATCCTTGAAGTGCTTCTTGTTAGTGCCGAAGACATCAAGCATAGAAATTTCTTCG GAAAACCGAAATATTATGTCATAATACAATGTGGAACTCAGATCCATAGAAGCAAAATATCATCAG GGAAAGATGAGAAAACTTACTGGAACGGGAAATTTATGTTTGAATTCCCACATTCTGAGTGGAAAAACTCGACCCATCTCAAACTCAGAATCATGGACAAGGAGCTCTTCAGAGGTGGTGGATTGATCGGTGAGACAAT CATTCATCTAGGTGGAATAATAACGGAGGGATACACAAAAGGATTCATGGAACTGACACCAGCTCCATATAATGTAGTTCTTGAAGATGATACCTACAAAGGAATGATAAAGGTCGGACTCAAATTCATTGCAAAA AAAGAAGAGAGGAGGGAGACAGGGGAATATGAAGTGAAAGAAGAGCTTATACAGGCTAGAGATTATGAAGTGAAAGAAGAGCTTATACAGACTAGAGAATATGAACTGAAGGAAGTGAAGGAAGAGTACAGGGAGACTAGAGAATTTGAAGCAGAGAAGGAGCAGAGACGCTCAATCTATAAAACCATTACAAGTGTTTGGAAATTTTCTTGGTGGAGGTTGTTTTTTAATAAGAGGACAAGTTATAGAAATGAGAAGAAACAAATTTAG